A DNA window from Calderihabitans maritimus contains the following coding sequences:
- a CDS encoding CPBP family intramembrane glutamic endopeptidase has product MRKPDRPRWTTWDCIKVLVLVLAGSYGVLLLLTPWWEKTALGQSKGVRFLLHTIIQAGLIFSGVTYTVRYRYRQDWATLGLHGRNLGRAFSHGTGGGFFLFLLVLGMGIILEQLLPVEPKPQPFARLVMEARNWQQLIIPFLIGSVIAPFAEELYFRGFLYPALRVKWGIRWAVFLSALIFGSLHLDPVRLIPLAVGGAGLAWIYEISGSLVAPIIAHALWNTIMLVVLYLSTTV; this is encoded by the coding sequence TTGAGAAAACCTGACAGACCTCGCTGGACGACATGGGATTGCATAAAAGTTTTGGTTTTAGTTCTGGCAGGAAGTTACGGGGTACTTTTACTTCTCACCCCCTGGTGGGAGAAAACCGCACTAGGGCAAAGCAAAGGCGTGCGCTTTTTATTACATACTATAATTCAAGCCGGGTTAATCTTTTCAGGAGTAACTTATACGGTCAGATATCGTTACCGGCAAGACTGGGCTACTTTGGGTTTGCACGGCAGAAATTTGGGCAGAGCGTTTTCCCACGGGACCGGAGGGGGCTTTTTTCTTTTTTTGCTGGTACTGGGAATGGGAATAATTTTGGAACAATTATTGCCTGTGGAACCTAAACCCCAACCTTTTGCCCGTTTGGTAATGGAGGCAAGAAATTGGCAGCAATTGATCATACCCTTCCTAATCGGGAGCGTAATTGCTCCCTTCGCCGAAGAACTCTATTTCAGGGGATTTTTGTACCCTGCTTTGCGGGTTAAATGGGGGATCCGGTGGGCTGTTTTCCTTTCAGCGTTAATTTTTGGTTCCCTTCATTTAGATCCGGTTCGCCTGATACCTCTGGCGGTGGGGGGAGCGGGGCTGGCCTGGATTTATGAGATTTCCGGTTCTCTAGTGGCTCCCATAATTGCCCACGCCCTGTGGAACACCATTATGTTGGTTGTTTTATACTTGAGCACCACAGTATAA
- a CDS encoding deoxyribonuclease IV: MRIGSHLSIAKGLNNAARMAGEIKANTFQFFTRNPRGGWARNIPETEVKSWKKIRQQQDLYPVVGHLPYTVNLAAGREEVHRFARMVLREDLQRMDNIEAEYLVVHPGSHGGLGREKGLDKILEALEEVFLPYSGKSMLLLETMAGQGTELGTLEDLGEILNRLGNPDQLGICIDTCHLFAAGYNLREEREVDRLAEDIERYVGMNRVKTVHLNDSKMPWGSRKDRHAGIGEGYLGLEGVEVLVNHPALRDLPFLLETPVKEYKEYGIEIERVLSVRR, encoded by the coding sequence TTGCGTATCGGATCTCATCTATCTATTGCTAAAGGTTTAAACAACGCAGCCAGGATGGCTGGGGAAATAAAGGCCAATACGTTTCAGTTTTTTACCAGGAACCCCCGTGGAGGCTGGGCGAGAAATATACCAGAGACCGAAGTCAAATCGTGGAAAAAAATACGGCAGCAACAGGACCTCTATCCTGTTGTAGGTCACCTTCCTTATACCGTAAATTTGGCAGCGGGTAGGGAAGAAGTCCACCGCTTTGCCAGGATGGTGCTGAGGGAGGACCTGCAGCGTATGGATAATATCGAGGCCGAGTACTTGGTGGTACACCCGGGCAGTCATGGGGGATTGGGGCGAGAAAAGGGACTGGATAAAATTTTAGAGGCATTAGAGGAAGTCTTTTTGCCTTACAGTGGGAAAAGTATGCTCCTTTTGGAAACTATGGCGGGCCAGGGAACCGAGCTTGGTACTTTAGAAGACCTCGGGGAAATCCTGAATCGTCTGGGTAATCCCGACCAATTGGGTATTTGCATAGATACCTGTCATCTTTTTGCCGCCGGGTATAACTTGAGAGAAGAGAGAGAAGTAGATCGTTTGGCGGAAGATATCGAGCGCTATGTGGGGATGAACCGGGTTAAGACAGTTCACCTTAACGACTCCAAGATGCCTTGGGGAAGCCGTAAGGATCGCCATGCCGGTATTGGAGAAGGCTACTTGGGCTTAGAGGGTGTAGAAGTGCTGGTAAATCATCCCGCACTGCGTGATTTACCATTTTTGCTGGAAACTCCAGTGAAAGAATATAAAGAATACGGAATTGAGATAGAACGGGTATTGTCGGTCAGGCGATAG
- a CDS encoding DUF4912 domain-containing protein — MLIPVLVVGIILLIILFAYIAFYFRTKPILKRQLPTSSEETYQIPQSYSTGRLVAMVKNPYWIYAYWDLNPSQKQKFTSQYGKDAWERSRPTLRVYDLTGVESYTETKAPYFDLFIDDLANNWYIRVGKPRSTFYLELGRKFADGLFVPLLRSNRVTTPADSISSEIDPQWPPLEELWKSVYKAKGIPVPGSPQLRQERND; from the coding sequence ATGTTAATACCAGTCCTGGTCGTGGGTATTATTCTTCTGATTATATTATTCGCATATATAGCTTTTTATTTTCGGACCAAACCTATTCTCAAACGACAACTCCCAACCTCTTCTGAAGAAACATATCAAATACCCCAAAGTTATTCCACAGGCCGTCTGGTGGCCATGGTTAAGAATCCGTACTGGATTTACGCCTACTGGGATTTAAATCCTTCCCAAAAGCAAAAATTCACTTCCCAGTACGGGAAGGACGCCTGGGAGAGAAGCAGGCCAACTCTGCGGGTGTACGACCTGACCGGTGTCGAATCTTACACGGAGACCAAGGCTCCCTATTTTGACCTCTTTATCGATGACCTGGCGAACAACTGGTACATCCGGGTGGGAAAACCCCGCAGCACATTTTATCTGGAACTGGGGAGGAAATTTGCCGACGGTCTTTTTGTACCCCTGCTCCGTTCCAACCGCGTTACAACTCCGGCAGATTCTATTTCTTCCGAAATTGACCCCCAATGGCCGCCCCTCGAAGAACTGTGGAAAAGTGTTTATAAAGCCAAAGGTATACCGGTTCCCGGTTCACCCCAATTGAGGCAGGAAAGGAATGATTAG
- a CDS encoding multiheme c-type cytochrome, with protein MFRNKNYLLHVLLSTLLLSLLLAAGCLNQPREQEGKREKETPPSTEVATYVGSEKCSGCHKEIYNQWKETMHAKSLQQKGWDKFELKGDFTAGKLDYKAMKEGGGRLVDIVLHEDGTVTIGEKDYKIFGTYGGWDEWKQRYLTKDVDDPIREGNIYILPIQWNQKTEEWVPYHADEGHGEPSKKNWWRPERTFEKNCSGCHNTGLALKWNADGYVTDYSYQEFNTGCENCHGAGSLHADNPSPENIINPAKLAKKAANEVCGQCHSRGKSKPEGLFGFPWKETVGNDGRYKIGDDLSEYYTEGGGYWGEDKNGDGRVSLEESVASQKHHQQWWDFMTTAHYKSDSKNAPKTCFSCHSPHDDGFQVGDKKFSLEQVRNNELCLECHQDRAPFNGARHHFGDSKYTAHANIRCTACHMPRTAKSAVWDEKGLGDIHSHRLNVIPPSYKEVYNMPTSCIECHTNATDEQVEEMIQIVKEAKKE; from the coding sequence ATGTTCAGAAATAAAAATTATCTGCTTCACGTACTGCTTTCCACTCTCCTGCTAAGTCTTTTATTAGCCGCCGGTTGTCTTAACCAGCCGAGGGAGCAAGAGGGCAAACGGGAAAAAGAAACTCCACCTTCTACCGAAGTAGCCACCTATGTAGGTTCCGAAAAATGTTCCGGTTGCCACAAGGAAATCTACAACCAGTGGAAGGAAACTATGCACGCCAAATCCCTGCAACAGAAGGGCTGGGACAAATTTGAACTAAAAGGGGACTTCACCGCCGGCAAACTGGATTATAAGGCCATGAAAGAAGGCGGTGGCAGGCTGGTCGATATTGTGCTGCATGAAGACGGCACTGTAACCATTGGAGAGAAGGATTACAAGATTTTCGGCACTTACGGCGGTTGGGACGAGTGGAAACAGCGCTACTTAACCAAAGATGTAGATGACCCGATCAGAGAAGGTAATATTTACATCTTACCCATCCAGTGGAACCAGAAAACTGAAGAATGGGTACCCTATCATGCTGATGAGGGCCATGGCGAACCGAGCAAAAAGAACTGGTGGCGTCCGGAAAGGACCTTTGAAAAGAACTGTTCCGGTTGCCATAATACCGGCCTGGCTTTGAAATGGAATGCAGATGGATATGTCACCGACTATAGCTACCAAGAGTTCAACACCGGATGTGAAAACTGTCACGGAGCCGGTAGCCTTCATGCCGACAATCCCAGCCCAGAAAATATTATCAATCCCGCCAAACTGGCTAAGAAAGCCGCCAACGAGGTATGCGGCCAGTGCCATAGCCGCGGGAAGAGCAAGCCGGAGGGCCTGTTTGGATTTCCCTGGAAAGAAACGGTAGGTAACGACGGTCGCTACAAGATAGGAGATGATTTGAGCGAGTACTACACCGAAGGCGGTGGTTACTGGGGTGAAGATAAAAACGGTGACGGGCGGGTAAGCCTGGAGGAATCCGTAGCCTCCCAAAAACATCACCAGCAGTGGTGGGACTTCATGACTACAGCTCACTACAAGAGCGATTCTAAAAACGCCCCTAAAACCTGTTTCTCCTGTCATTCTCCCCATGACGACGGTTTCCAGGTGGGGGACAAAAAGTTTAGCCTGGAGCAGGTTCGCAACAACGAACTCTGCCTCGAATGTCACCAGGACCGGGCACCATTCAATGGCGCCAGGCACCATTTCGGCGACAGCAAGTACACCGCCCATGCCAACATCCGCTGTACCGCCTGCCATATGCCACGCACGGCCAAATCGGCGGTCTGGGATGAAAAAGGGCTGGGTGACATCCACTCCCACCGTTTGAACGTAATTCCACCCAGTTACAAAGAAGTGTACAATATGCCTACCTCCTGCATAGAATGTCATACCAACGCCACTGATGAACAGGTAGAGGAAATGATACAAATTGTAAAAGAGGCGAAAAAAGAATAA
- a CDS encoding hotdog fold thioesterase: MAGTDIKKKLEKDALAKLLGVEILEVREGYAKTRVKVSKDLLNSLNTTHGAAIFAVADMALAAASNSYGQTAVALNVNITYLRATGEGTVLYATAEEENLTARTGLYRIVIRDEEGCKVAVAEGLVYRKK, translated from the coding sequence TTGGCAGGTACCGACATCAAGAAAAAGTTAGAGAAAGACGCCCTCGCCAAATTGCTGGGTGTAGAAATACTGGAAGTGAGAGAAGGTTATGCTAAAACGAGGGTTAAAGTTAGTAAGGATCTGTTAAACTCATTAAATACTACCCATGGAGCTGCGATTTTTGCCGTAGCAGATATGGCTTTGGCGGCGGCCAGCAATTCTTACGGCCAGACTGCGGTAGCGCTTAATGTAAATATTACCTATCTGCGGGCTACCGGGGAAGGAACGGTGCTTTATGCCACTGCCGAGGAGGAAAATCTGACGGCGAGGACCGGTTTGTACCGGATTGTGATAAGAGATGAAGAAGGTTGCAAGGTGGCCGTAGCTGAAGGGTTGGTATATAGAAAAAAATAA
- the rlmD gene encoding 23S rRNA (uracil(1939)-C(5))-methyltransferase RlmD, with the protein MASGVPVSVGQEVEICIDNINHQGEGVGRYRGFALFVPYTVPGEKILARVIQVKKNYARGELVEVLEKRRERVLPRCHNFGRCGGCHLQHIDYPSQLKIKRELVQEALRRIGGLQDVLVHPVIGMKEPWYYRNRVQLHVGERNGELVIGFYAPGTRRLVEAERCLLFPPELAPVIERMKQLFQHCGIKAYRHGKGILRHLVLKKSRSTGEVMLVVVTYTNSFPGGEMIAEKLMAEFPEVVSVLQNVNRSRSPLVLGPRFRLIKGKETIREKIGPFQFLISAPSFFQVNPEQTEILYHKVVEYIEPLKPETVVDVYCGTGTIAIFLSQTARKIIGIETVAAAVEDARVNAALNRVHNCEFRVGTAEEVIPELEREQLELQAVVLDPPRRGCDRRVLGAVARLNPRRIIYVSCDPATLARDLKILQELGYHARQVQPVDMFPHTYHIETVAQIDRLK; encoded by the coding sequence ATGGCTTCCGGAGTTCCGGTTTCCGTAGGACAAGAAGTAGAAATTTGTATTGACAATATTAACCACCAGGGAGAGGGGGTAGGGCGTTACCGCGGATTTGCTCTGTTTGTACCTTACACCGTTCCCGGTGAGAAGATACTGGCCCGGGTAATTCAGGTTAAAAAAAACTATGCCCGAGGCGAGCTGGTCGAGGTACTGGAGAAAAGGCGGGAACGAGTTTTACCCCGCTGCCATAACTTTGGCCGTTGCGGCGGCTGCCACCTGCAGCATATTGATTACCCCAGTCAATTAAAGATAAAAAGAGAGCTGGTACAGGAAGCGCTGCGTCGCATCGGCGGGCTGCAGGATGTACTTGTTCATCCGGTCATTGGCATGAAAGAGCCCTGGTATTACCGCAACCGGGTCCAACTTCATGTAGGAGAAAGAAACGGTGAATTGGTAATAGGTTTCTATGCCCCCGGAACTCGCCGCCTGGTGGAGGCCGAACGCTGCCTGCTTTTCCCTCCCGAATTGGCCCCTGTTATTGAGAGAATGAAACAGCTTTTCCAGCATTGTGGAATTAAGGCTTACCGGCACGGAAAAGGAATTTTACGGCACCTGGTGTTGAAGAAAAGCCGGTCTACGGGGGAAGTAATGTTGGTGGTGGTTACTTATACCAACTCTTTTCCCGGCGGAGAAATGATTGCCGAGAAACTCATGGCTGAGTTTCCGGAAGTAGTCTCCGTATTACAAAATGTGAACCGAAGCCGATCACCTCTGGTCTTAGGTCCTCGTTTCAGATTAATCAAAGGAAAAGAAACTATTCGAGAAAAAATAGGTCCCTTCCAATTTTTGATTTCCGCACCGTCTTTCTTCCAGGTAAACCCTGAGCAGACGGAGATCTTATACCACAAGGTGGTGGAATATATAGAACCGCTGAAACCAGAAACAGTTGTAGATGTTTATTGCGGTACGGGAACCATTGCCATATTTCTTTCTCAAACGGCCCGGAAAATAATCGGCATTGAAACGGTAGCTGCTGCGGTGGAGGATGCCCGGGTCAATGCGGCCCTTAACCGGGTGCACAATTGTGAATTTCGGGTGGGTACGGCGGAAGAGGTAATACCGGAACTGGAAAGGGAGCAGCTTGAGCTCCAGGCCGTGGTCTTAGATCCACCCCGGCGCGGTTGCGATCGCCGTGTGCTGGGAGCTGTCGCGCGTTTAAATCCCCGCCGGATAATTTATGTTTCCTGTGATCCGGCAACCCTGGCCCGGGATTTGAAAATTCTTCAAGAGTTGGGCTACCATGCACGACAGGTACAGCCGGTAGATATGTTCCCCCATACTTATCATATTGAAACTGTAGCCCAGATAGACAGGCTCAAATAA
- a CDS encoding CPBP family intramembrane glutamic endopeptidase, producing the protein MKADLLPAWTWKTVLAIFLLRLGLGRLLAGLTLFLPGMSTIWVNLFDRLIMIFLVVYVVLVRYKSSIRNLGLQLRPLGKNLLAGLLTGFILLGLTKLIPSSDHPLIRMAQEAKTAKSFLLPLFLGGVLTPVAEEIFYRGFTYPALRKELGVWWGLVSSSLFFALVHLNWRWFWEIALVGFGLTLLYEITGSLLPGMIAHAFLNLVRLIGVYLNYSGI; encoded by the coding sequence TTGAAAGCTGACCTTTTACCCGCTTGGACTTGGAAAACGGTTCTGGCAATATTTTTACTGCGCCTGGGCTTGGGAAGGCTTTTGGCGGGTTTAACTCTCTTTCTCCCCGGCATGAGTACGATCTGGGTTAATCTTTTTGACCGCCTGATTATGATTTTTTTAGTGGTCTATGTAGTTTTAGTAAGGTACAAAAGTTCCATCCGCAACTTAGGTCTGCAGCTAAGACCGTTGGGGAAAAATTTGTTAGCCGGCCTGCTGACCGGCTTTATTCTCCTGGGATTGACGAAATTAATTCCTTCTTCTGATCACCCGCTCATTCGCATGGCCCAGGAAGCCAAGACCGCCAAGAGTTTTCTGTTGCCACTTTTTCTGGGCGGTGTGCTTACCCCCGTGGCCGAAGAAATATTTTACCGGGGCTTTACCTACCCGGCTTTGCGTAAAGAGCTGGGTGTATGGTGGGGTCTCGTGTCCAGTTCCCTTTTTTTTGCTTTGGTACACTTGAACTGGCGTTGGTTTTGGGAAATCGCCTTGGTGGGATTTGGATTAACTTTGCTTTATGAAATAACCGGTTCTTTGCTACCGGGAATGATTGCCCATGCCTTCCTGAACCTGGTTCGCCTGATCGGAGTTTATCTCAATTACTCCGGTATTTAA
- the nth gene encoding endonuclease III, translating into MTEQERVQKILSVLEELYPEARTALNFSNPFELLVATVLSAQCTDRQVNRVTAKLFRKYKTPGDYANLSPEELETHIKSCGLYRNKARNIIALARMLEDKYGGQVPASLKELVKLPGVGRKTANVILSNAFGQPAMAVDTHVFRVARRLGLARGHTPLQVEKELQKKIPVHLWSGTHHRLIQLGRNICRARSPKCPSCPLSAWCPAGSTWQK; encoded by the coding sequence TTGACGGAGCAAGAGAGGGTACAGAAGATTTTATCCGTGTTGGAAGAACTTTACCCTGAAGCTAGAACGGCATTGAACTTTAGCAATCCTTTTGAACTGTTGGTGGCTACAGTTCTGTCGGCTCAATGTACCGACCGGCAGGTTAACCGGGTTACGGCGAAATTGTTTAGAAAATATAAGACGCCCGGGGATTATGCTAACCTCTCCCCGGAGGAACTGGAAACGCATATCAAAAGCTGTGGGCTGTATCGTAACAAGGCCAGAAATATAATTGCCCTGGCTAGAATGCTGGAGGACAAGTACGGGGGACAAGTTCCGGCCAGCCTGAAGGAACTGGTGAAGTTACCTGGTGTAGGAAGGAAAACGGCTAATGTGATTTTGAGCAATGCTTTCGGGCAGCCTGCCATGGCCGTAGACACCCATGTTTTTCGCGTGGCACGTCGCCTTGGTCTTGCCCGGGGGCATACACCTTTACAAGTGGAAAAGGAGTTGCAGAAGAAGATTCCTGTTCATCTATGGTCGGGGACGCACCACCGGCTCATTCAGCTGGGGAGAAATATATGCCGGGCGCGAAGCCCCAAGTGCCCTTCATGTCCTCTTAGCGCCTGGTGTCCTGCTGGTTCAACTTGGCAAAAGTAA
- a CDS encoding potassium channel family protein produces the protein MQPTRQLMQAFFLLLLIIATGVLGYLWLEDMSFLDTLWLTITGVTTVGYGDIVPVTPGGRVFTLFLNIAGVGLFLYAVSNVTAFLIEGHLKNELGRRKTMRAIEKLSNHIIVCGAGRVGNEIIFRLRKEKVPFVVVESDPQKVAELSAEGVLCVEGDATSDAVLEQAGIHRAVGLVTSLPDDAANVFVTLTSKGLNPRIKVVARSNRPETEEKLLRAGADKVVSPSAIGGRRMAISILKPASVDFIETLMHDQDLEFELEEVTVSSKSSLVGKELRHSGIKQEASAMVVAIKRGEKIINNPPAHEKIQAGDLLIVIGTRSQMEKLERMVSGD, from the coding sequence TTGCAACCCACTCGACAGTTGATGCAGGCCTTTTTTTTACTTTTGTTGATTATTGCCACCGGGGTTTTGGGCTACCTCTGGTTGGAAGATATGTCGTTTTTGGATACTCTCTGGTTGACTATTACCGGTGTCACTACGGTAGGATATGGCGATATAGTTCCCGTAACTCCCGGAGGCAGGGTTTTTACCCTGTTTTTAAATATAGCCGGCGTGGGTTTGTTTCTGTATGCGGTAAGTAATGTAACGGCATTCCTGATTGAAGGCCATCTCAAAAACGAATTGGGGAGACGCAAGACAATGCGGGCTATTGAGAAGTTAAGTAATCATATTATAGTTTGTGGGGCGGGGCGGGTAGGCAATGAAATTATCTTCCGCCTGCGGAAAGAAAAAGTGCCTTTTGTGGTGGTCGAGAGCGATCCCCAGAAAGTGGCTGAGCTCTCGGCCGAAGGGGTGCTATGTGTAGAGGGAGACGCCACCAGTGATGCAGTGCTGGAGCAGGCAGGTATCCACCGGGCTGTGGGCTTAGTCACCTCCCTGCCGGATGATGCCGCCAATGTGTTCGTTACCCTGACCAGCAAAGGGCTGAATCCCCGAATAAAAGTCGTGGCCCGCTCCAATCGCCCGGAAACGGAAGAAAAACTGCTACGGGCCGGAGCAGATAAAGTTGTTTCTCCCTCCGCCATTGGAGGGAGACGGATGGCTATTTCTATTCTCAAACCTGCCAGTGTGGATTTTATCGAGACCTTAATGCATGACCAGGATCTGGAGTTTGAACTAGAGGAGGTTACGGTCAGTTCTAAATCCTCGCTGGTAGGCAAGGAATTGCGCCATTCCGGTATCAAGCAGGAGGCCAGTGCCATGGTGGTGGCCATAAAGCGGGGAGAAAAAATAATCAACAATCCTCCCGCCCATGAAAAAATCCAGGCAGGAGACTTGCTAATTGTCATTGGCACCCGTTCCCAAATGGAAAAGCTGGAACGTATGGTTTCAGGGGACTAG
- a CDS encoding glycoside hydrolase family 15 protein codes for MPRYLVLGNGKMLVNFDQGLNMRDLYYPYVGAENHINGNKNRIGIWVDNSFSWIDEEGWKRELGYLKDTLVTQATAWCEELGVSLSMNDAVHFRHNVYLKRVTVSNLKASTREVRIFFTHDFSINGTEVGDTALYDPTVDAIYHYKRDRYFLINGISSQGGIYQYSVGIKRFAGAEGTWRDAEDGHLEGNPIAQGSVDSAISFRIILEPYQTEELYYWIAVGRNFQEVRQKNQYVFDKKPSRLLERIKTYWRTWVHKYDRDFADLSPKIMDLFHLSLLVVRTQVDQGGAIIAANDTDILKVARDHYSYMWPRDGALVAWALDRAGYPEITSSFYRFCQDILTEGGYLLHKYNPDGSVGSSWHPWIREGEFQLPIQEDETALVLIALWYHYRYHRNFEFIEFLYKPLVRKAANFMVEYRDPSTGLPKESYDLWEERRGIFTFTAAAVYGALKAAANFARLFNDRIRIERYEEAAAEVKKGILNYLYSRELNRFLRGIYFNEKGEIIPDVTLESSLYGIFAFGVLEANDPRVVSTMNAIEKGLWVKTQVGGVARYTNDYYFRKSDDIKTVPGNPWVICTLWLADWYIAKATTEAELQRARMLLEWVADHTMESGLLPEQLHPYTGEPESVAPLTWSHGTFISSVLAYVEKARSMRF; via the coding sequence ATGCCCCGATACTTGGTGCTTGGCAACGGTAAGATGCTGGTAAATTTTGATCAAGGTTTAAATATGCGGGACCTGTACTACCCTTACGTGGGAGCAGAAAACCACATAAACGGCAACAAAAATCGGATAGGTATATGGGTGGACAATAGTTTTTCCTGGATAGATGAAGAAGGCTGGAAGAGAGAATTGGGCTATTTGAAGGATACGCTGGTAACTCAAGCGACCGCTTGGTGCGAGGAACTGGGCGTCAGCTTAAGCATGAATGATGCCGTGCATTTCCGGCATAATGTATATCTTAAAAGGGTAACGGTCAGCAATCTGAAAGCAAGTACCCGGGAGGTACGCATTTTTTTTACTCACGATTTTTCCATCAATGGAACCGAAGTGGGGGATACCGCCCTTTATGATCCTACGGTAGATGCTATATACCACTACAAACGGGACCGTTACTTTTTAATCAACGGTATTTCCAGTCAGGGAGGTATATATCAATACTCCGTTGGGATCAAGCGCTTTGCCGGAGCGGAAGGCACCTGGAGAGATGCAGAAGACGGTCACTTGGAAGGCAATCCGATAGCCCAGGGTTCAGTGGACAGTGCTATCAGTTTCCGGATAATATTAGAACCTTACCAAACGGAAGAGCTTTATTACTGGATAGCCGTAGGCAGGAATTTTCAGGAAGTGCGACAGAAGAATCAATATGTGTTTGATAAAAAACCGTCTCGCCTTTTGGAAAGAATAAAAACTTATTGGCGCACCTGGGTTCACAAATATGATCGAGACTTCGCCGACCTGTCCCCGAAAATTATGGACTTGTTTCATCTCAGCCTGTTGGTAGTTCGTACTCAAGTAGACCAGGGAGGAGCGATAATTGCGGCTAACGACACTGATATATTAAAAGTGGCGCGAGACCACTACAGTTACATGTGGCCTCGAGACGGGGCTCTGGTCGCCTGGGCTTTGGATAGAGCCGGATATCCTGAAATAACCTCCAGTTTTTACCGGTTTTGTCAAGATATTTTAACTGAAGGAGGATACCTGCTCCATAAATATAATCCAGATGGTTCAGTCGGTTCCAGTTGGCATCCTTGGATACGCGAAGGAGAATTTCAACTCCCTATTCAGGAGGATGAAACGGCCCTAGTTCTAATAGCCCTGTGGTATCATTACCGGTATCACCGGAATTTTGAATTTATTGAGTTTCTGTACAAGCCTCTGGTCCGTAAGGCAGCTAACTTTATGGTTGAATACCGGGATCCTTCCACCGGTCTTCCTAAAGAGAGTTATGATCTCTGGGAGGAAAGAAGGGGCATATTCACTTTTACAGCCGCTGCGGTATATGGAGCCCTTAAAGCAGCCGCTAATTTCGCCCGTCTTTTTAATGACCGCATTCGAATTGAGAGATACGAGGAGGCGGCTGCTGAAGTGAAAAAGGGAATTCTAAATTATCTTTACAGTCGCGAACTAAATCGTTTTTTAAGGGGTATTTACTTTAATGAAAAAGGCGAGATCATTCCGGATGTTACCCTGGAGAGCAGTCTTTATGGAATTTTTGCCTTCGGTGTACTGGAAGCTAATGACCCTCGGGTAGTTAGTACTATGAATGCGATCGAGAAAGGACTGTGGGTTAAGACCCAGGTAGGCGGTGTTGCTCGCTATACCAATGACTACTACTTCCGCAAAAGTGATGATATCAAAACGGTTCCGGGCAATCCCTGGGTTATTTGTACCTTGTGGCTGGCCGACTGGTATATTGCCAAGGCCACGACCGAAGCGGAACTGCAGAGGGCCAGGATGCTCCTGGAATGGGTGGCCGATCATACCATGGAGAGCGGGCTTCTCCCGGAGCAACTTCACCCGTATACCGGGGAGCCGGAATCGGTAGCTCCTCTTACCTGGTCCCACGGCACCTTTATTTCGTCAGTTCTGGCTTATGTAGAAAAAGCAAGATCTATGCGCTTCTGA